Within the Comamonadaceae bacterium OTU4NAUVB1 genome, the region CGCGGCCTTCTGCGACGCCAGGCGGGCGCGCTCGTCGCGCTCGGACTGCTCGCGCGACGTGTAGGTGGGCTCCAGGGTGCGGCGCACCACGCCGCTCGGGCCGAGTTCGCGCTGCTCGCGGTCGGCGCAGTCGGCGATGGGCCGGTCGGCGGTGAGGGTGCGCCCGCGCGCGTCGGTGCAGGTGAAGATGCCGGCCTCGTTGGCCGTCTGCGGCCTGGCTTGCGACCACGCGCCGCAGGACCACGACGCGGCCAGCAGCGCGAGGGCGACGACGATGGACGGTGGACTTCTTCGCAGGGGCATCCAGGCTCTTTCTCGGTGATGGACGTCAGGCGGCGGCGCCGTACCTCGCGCGGTAGGCCAGCACGCCTTCGCGGTGGACCGCCAGTTCGGCGTCCCCGCTCCGGCCGAGATATTGCAACAAATCGTCAAGATTGGCGATCGCCGTTACACCCAGACCCAGCGCATCCCGGACGTATTGAACGGCGCTGTAGGGCACGTCGGCACCGTTCTCTGTCGCCTTCTCCTGCCGGTCGAGGGCGATCGCCACCGCGTGGGGCTGCGCGCCGGCGGCGCGGATGGCCGCGATCGACTCGCGCACGGCCGTGCCGGCGGACATGACGTCGTCGACGATCAGCACCCGGCCGCGCAGGGGGGCGCCCACCAGCGTGCCGCCCTCGCCGTGGTCCTTGGCTTCCTTGCGGTTGTAGGCGAAGGGCACGTTGCGACCGCGCCGCGCGAGTTCCGCCGCGACGGTCGCGCCCAGCGGAATGCCCTTGTAGGCCGGGCCGAAGATCATGTCGAACGCGACGGCCTCGTCGATCAGGAGGTCTGCATAGAATTCCGCCAGCCGCAGCATGCGCGCGCCGTCGTCGAACAGGCCGGCGTTGAAGAAGTAGGGGCTCGTGCGGCCGGCCTTGGTCTGGAAGCTGCCGAAGCGCAGCACCCCGGCGTCGATCGCGAAGCGCACGAAATCCTGGGCGCGCGCCTGGCGCCGGTCGCCGGCGGCCGACCCGCTCGCATCGCCGTCCCCGCCGCCGCGACCGCCCTGGTCGCCCCGGTCTCCCCTGCCCCCCGTCACTTCAGCCATTGGAATTCCTCGTGTTCAAACTGACCAGCCTCAACCTCAACGGTCTTCGCTCGGCCGCCACCAAGGGCGTCGCGGACTGGGTCGCCGAAGCGGCGCCGGATTGTATTTGCATGCAGGAGACGCGCGTCCAGGCCAGCGACATCGAGGGCCGCTTCGAGCGCATGGCCGGCCTGCAGGGGCATTTCCACTTCGCCGAGAAGAAGGGCTACTCGGGCACCGCCATCTACACGAAGCACGCGCCCAGCGCCGTCGTCATCGGCTGGGGCGACGCCGAGTTCGACGCCGAGGGCCGCTACATCGAACTGCGCTTCGACACGCCCGCGCGCAAGCTGTCGATCATCAGCTGCTACTTCCCGAGCGGCTCGTCGGGCGAGGAGCGCCAGGCGGCCAAGTTCCGCTTCCTCAAGGGCTTCTTCCCGCACCTGCGGGCCCTGAAGCGCGAGCGCGAGTTCGTGCTGTGCGGCGACATCAACATCGCCCACCAGGAGATCGACCTGATGAACTGGAAGGGCAACCGCAAGAACAGCGGCTTCCTGCCCGAGGAGCGCGCCTGGATGACGAACCTGCTCGACGCCGGCGCCGAGGGCGCGGGCCTGGTGGACGTCTACCGGCTGCTCAAGCCCGAGGCCACCGGGGACGCCTACACCTGGTGGAGCAACCGGGGGCAGGCGTACGCGAAGAACGTGGGGTGGCGGCTGGACTACCACCTGGCGACGCCGGCCATCGCCGAACTGGCGCGCAGCGAGCACATCTACAAGACGGTGAAGTTCTCGGACCACGCGCCGATCACGGTGGATTACGACTTCGTGCTCTGATCGATCGTCATCGCCGGCAATTCCATGACGCTTCATACCGCCTGGGTTGCACGCTTCAAGGCAGAAGATCCAGACCCAGTTCCTTCAGGAACGCGTTGTGCTTTTCCTTGGCCGCCGCGATGTCCTTTTCGATCCGGACCAGTTCGGCGTGCGTCGCCGCCAGATCGATCTCCGCCTCGCCCACCGACGTGCTGATGTAGCGCGAGATGTTCAGGTTGAAATCGTTCTTCTCGATCTCCGTCATCTCCACGCGACGCGAATAGCGGGTCTCCTGCTCACGGAACTGATACGTCTTGATGATCTTGGCGATGTGCTCGTCGGTCAGCTGGTTCTGGCGCTTGCCTTTGACAAAATGTTCGGCGGCATTGATGAAAAGCACGTCGTCCGGCTTCTTGCACTTCTTCAACACCAGGATGCACACCGGAATGCCGGTCGAATAGAACAGGTTCGACGGCAGGCCGATCACCGTGTCGATGTGGCCGTCCTTCAGCAGCTTGGTGCGGATGCGTTCTTCCGCGCCGCCCCGGAACAGCACGCCGTGCGGCAGGATGATCGCCATCACGCCCTCTTCCTTCAGGAAATGGAAGCCGTGCAGCAGGAAGGCGAAGTCCGCCGCCGACTTGGGCGCCAAACCGTGGTTCTTGAAACGCACGTCTTCCGCCAGCGCGTCGGTGGGCTCCCAGCGGTAGCTGAACGGCGGATTGGCCACGATGGCGTCGAACGACGGCTTCTTGGCCGGGTTCGACTCGCGCAGCATGTCCCAGTCGTTGGTCAGCGTGTCGCCGTGGTAGATCTCGAATTCGGTGTCCTTCACCCCGTGCAGCAGCATGTTCATGCGCGCCAGGTTGAAGGTGGTGATGTTCTTTTCCTGGCCGTGGATCTTGCCGATGCCGTGCGGCCCCATGCGCTTGCGCACGTTCAGCAGCAGCGAGCCCGACCCGCAGGCGAAGTCCATCACGCTTTCCAGGCGCTCCTTCCTGCCGGTGGCGGGTTCCTGGCTGTCGAGCGTGACGATGGTGGACAGGATGTCGGAGATCTGCTGCGGCGTGTAGAACTCGCCCGCCTTCTTTCCCGAGCCGGCGGCGAACTGGCCAATGAGGTATTCGTAGGCATCGCCCAATGCATCCACGCTGGTCGAGAACTCAGCCAGTCCTTCGGCGATCTTCTGGATGACGGTGCAGAGCTTGGCATTGCGCTCGACGTACGTCCGTCCCAGCTTGGACGAGCCGAGGTCGATCTCGGAGAACAGACCGCCGAAGGTGCTCTGAAACGATTCGGTTTCGATGTAGTTGAAGCCCTGTTGCAGCGTGCGCAGCAGTTCACCGTCCTGCGTGCGGGCCATCCGCGCGATGCTGCTCCACAAATGCTGGGGCTCGATCACGTAATGCACCTTGCGGCGCATCTGTTTCTCGAACTCCGGCACATCGTCCGGGTTGTTCTCGTACCAGCGTTGCAAGGGCGTCGACACCGATTGGTCGACCTGCGTGGGGTAGTCCGGACCCAGTTCTCTTTTGGCCGCGGCTTCGTAGTTGTCCGACAGATAGCGCAGGAACAGGAACGACAGCATGTAGTCGCGGAAATCGTCCGCGTCCATGGCGCCGCGCAATTGGTCGGCGATGGCCCAGAGGGTCTTGCCCAGTTGTTTTTGGTTGTGTTCGGTCATGTCTTCTTGATTTTCTCGTCGTCTTCATCACGAAGCCGCTTATGAGCTTCTATGGCTTCCCGGTCGCGCTGCAACTCCAGCCGCAACTCTTCTTCGCTGGGCAGGACCAGCCGGTACTTGCTGGCGAAAAGCTGTTCGCTGCCGTTCAGCACCGAATAGCGCACCACCGACTGGTCCTTGCTGCCGCACAGCAGGATGCCCACGGTCGGGTTGTCGCCCTCGCCCCGGCGCAGGTCGTCGTACATGCGCACGTACATGTCCATCTGCCCCACGTCCTGGTGCGTGAGAGGCCCGGTCTTCAGGTCGATCAGCACGAAGCACTTGAGCAGGTAGTTGTAGAACACCAGGTCGATGTAGAAATCCTGCGTTTCGGTGCTGATGCGCTGCTGACGCGCCACGAAGGCGAAGCCTTTTCCCAGCTCCATCAGGAACTGCTGCAGCTTGTCCATCAGCGCGGTTTCCAGCGTGGCCTCCAGCAGGCGGCCCGCACCGGGCAAGCCCAGGAACTCCAGCATCACCGGGTCGCGCACGAACGCGCGGGGCGACGGCGCCAGCGCATCCAGCTGGGCCTGCGCCTCGGCGGAAACCGCTGCCTTGTCCTGGCTCAGCAGCAGGCGGTCGTAGTACAGGCTGCCGATCTGGCGCTCCAGCGCCCGCGTGCTCCAGTTATGCGCTGCTGCCTCTTGCACGTACCACTGGCGCGCCTGGGCACTGTCCACCCGCAGCAGCAGGCGGTAGTGCGTCCAGCTCAATTCGTGGCGCAGTGCGTCACAAATTGGAAACGCTTGGTAGAACAGCCGCATGTATCGAAGGTTGGAAGCATCGAAACCCCGGCCGAATTCTGTTGTCAGCGCTTGGCCCAACTCCGACAGCAAACGCTGCCCATACGCCGCGCGCTGCGCCCCACCCTGCTCGAACTCCACGATATGCCGGCCGATGTGCCAGTAGGTCTGCACTTGGACGGCATCCACCGCCCGCATTACCTGCTGACGCGAATCATCGATGAGCTGGCGCAAGCTGCCTAGCAACGGCGCCAAGCCTTCTGACATAGCGCGACCGCCGCTGATGCCCTTGCTCAATGGCTTCTTGCTTTGTTCAGTCATAGGCTCTTGCTCACTGTTTTGCCGAGCCGGGTGAATGAAGGTAATTCTCTGCACAGCGTGAAGAGAATTGAAAACGACCCAATGGCGCTCATGCCTCCACCGCTTCTGAAGAGGGGAAAAGCTGCTGCATCAACCCCTTCTTGTGGGTCTTGAGGGTTTCGAGCTCTTGCGTCTGAACACTAATGAAATGATCAAGCCCAGTCAAACAGTCAGCAATGCGGCGCTGCTCATCAAGTTCAGGAAAAACTATTGGTATCGTCCGCAGGATTCCCAGAGAAATTTCTTGAAATGTGCTTCCTTTACTGGCAGCCAATATTCTGTCGCTAATACGCTGGCTTTGAATAAGTTGGAGCAAAAACTTAGCCGACCCTTTGGCTCTTAACCTCGCGGTACCTTGAGTAAGGTTTGCACAAGATATTTCATCGGGAACAATTCTGCATATTCCAATATTTCCCCTGAGAGAAAACACAATATCCCCTGGCAATACCTCTGATCTGCGGTATTTTTCTGCAATCAATTCCGATGTGCAAGAAAGCGTTTCAAGACAAATATCCGAATTCAAATCCGAGCTCTTTATATAAGGCATCCCGCCAGGAACGTGAGGACCGGCTTGCACTATTCCATAGGATATTTTCGCGCTGCACAAGTTTTCCAGCGCATCAAGCATCCATTTACTCGAATTTTGAAATTCAGGAAAACGCAGGCGCGGTTGGATTTCGCCTTCGCGGGGGAAAAGCTGCTGCATCAGCCCTTTTTTATGGGTCTTGAGCACGTCCAATTTGCGGGCTTGCGCGGCGATCAGCTCGTCCAAGGAACTCAGGCAGTCGGCTATTTTTTGTTGTTCTGGAAAAGACGGAAGCGTAAGTCCAATGCGGGCGATGTCTTTGTAATGAATGCGGACACGCACGCTGCCATCACCGCCTTCCGTCACGAATTGTTCCCAGGCTTTGATCTGCCGAAAGTGATCCAGATAGTCGGGAGCTATACCCAATCCACCATTTTTGATGCATTTGAAGACGACATAGTCGGGACTGACTAGTATTTCGCTATCACCCTTCCATCGAGCGATAGAACCAATGTTGAGTCGCATTGGGTTATAGGCGAACCAATCTCTTTCGACGAGTTTGTAGCGCGCAATATCTGGCGAGATAAGCCGCGCTTCCATCGGAACGATACCGTCGGCCTTGGTCACTCCCATTACTGACGTGACCGAGTGCTTGTTGCCGTTGCGGCTCCGACATTCTTCTGTCACGTCGCCCAGCAACACGCTTTGTAACGCCGCGTCCCCAAACTCCGGAAACCTTAGTCTTGGAACCAGTGCCGCCTCGCTCTTATTACTCATATGCACTCAAGCCCGAGATTTCCCGCCCTTGCGCGCGCTTATTCAGTAACAGCATTAGCTCTTTCATCAACTTAGTCTCAGCTAAAGCGCGAGCCTTCCAGCCCAGCCCCAGCGGCGCCATCAGATCACTCAGCGCCTCTCCATCAAAAATCATCCGCTGCAAGATGCCCTCTACAAAAGACTGCAGCGCCGCAGGTGCCAACCCGTGTCGAGCAGCCATCTCAGCCAGCTCCACACCATCTTTCTCCTTCTTGAACCGCGCATAGCCCTCGCGAATAGCCTGCTCGCTCAAGCCCTCGCCCGTTTTCAACGTACCGATGTACGCGGCAATGTCGTCCCGCTCATCCATGAACTTGGCATCGCTCTGGATCAGGCCAATGAGTTCCTCACGACTCATCTTCTGCTTGCCCGGCCCCTGCTGCGTGTAGCGCGACATCAGCCCCATGATGTAGTCGTAGTCGATGACCGCACTGGCGAACAGCACGAACTCGAAGTCGAGCTGGTTCACCGCTGCCGAGTCCTTGCCTTGGTCATCGCCTGCCACACCATCCTTGTCCTGCCGCGCCTGCTGCTGCTTGAGGCGCTGGGCCGTTTCCAGGTAAACGCCGCGAAAGCCCTGCAGGTTCTCGGTCGGCAAGATCTCCTCGATGGCGGTGGCGTTGTCATCGGTCAGGTCGGTGTACTGGTCCAGCTGGGTCTTCAGGCGCTGCACTTCCTTGAAGTTCTGGATGAAGGCCACGCGGGCGGCGTCGCCCTTGAGCTGGGGCACCGACTCGGGCGTGCAGTCCAACCCCTGGGACTGCATGAAGTCGGCCAGCTTCCGCACCGCGGCATCCAGCTTCTCGATGACCACGGGGGCCTTGTCCACCAGCCAGATCCTGCGGGCTTCCTCGCCCGACTTCTCGCCGGAGAACAGGGCGATGGCCGCATCCACGCTGCTTTGCTGCTGACGGAAGTCGAGGATGTTGCCGTAGGGCTTGGTGCCGTTGAGCACGCGGTTCGTGCGCGAGAACGCCTGGATCAGGCCGTGGTGCTTGAGGTTCTTGTCCACGTACAAGGTGTTGAGGTACTTGCTGTCGAAGCCAGTGAGCAGCATGTCCACCACGATGGTGATGTCGATCTTCTGCGCCGCCGGGTGGTCGGCGTTGGGCCACTGCTGGTCCTTGATGCGCTTCTGCACGTCCTGGTAGTACAGGTCGAACTCGCCGATGGTGTGGTTGGTGCCGTAGCGCCCGTTGTAGCTGGCGAGGATGGATTTGAGGGCCGTCTTCTTGCCCTCGGGGTCCTGCTGGTTGTCGGCCTTTTCCTGCGGCAGGTCTTCCTGGATCTGCCTGACGTCGGCATCGCCCTCGGCGGGCGGCGAGAACACGCAGGCGATGTTCAGCGGCACGAAGGCCGGGTCGGCCGCCTGCCGGGCCGCCTGCAGTTCGCCGAAGAGGCGGTGGTATTCGATGGCGTCGTTGATGCTGGCGGTGGCCAGCACCGCATTGAAGCGGCGGCCGGCGGTGGCGGTGTCGTGCTTGGCCAGGATGGCGTCGATCACGGCCTTCTTGGCCAGGGCCTCGCCGGGCCTGGGCAGGGAGGACTGGGAGTTTTGGCCCTCGGGCTTGAAATAGTCCACATGGAAGCGCAGCACGTTGGCGTCTTCGATGGCGTGGGTGATGGTGTAGGCGTGCAGTCGCTGCTGGAACAGGTCTTCGGTGGTCCGGAACTGGCCCTCTTCGCCCTCGAACTGCTTGGCGGTGGCGTTCGCCTCGAAGATGGGCGTGCCGGTGAAGCCGAAGAGCTGCGCCTTGGGGAAGAACGCCTTGATGGCGTCGTGGTTGGCGCCGAACTGCGAGCGGTGGCATTCGTCGAAGATGAAGACGATGCGCTTGTCCTGCAGGGGCGCCAGCTGCTGCTTGAAGGTGGCCTGGCCGTCCCGCTTCTGCTGCTGGTTGCGCGAGCTGCGCTCGTCCAGCGCCAGGCCCAGCTTCTGGATGGTGGTGACGATCACCTTGTCGGCATGGTCGTCCGACAGCAGGCGGCGCACCAGCGTGGCGGTGTTGGTGTTCTCCTCCACGCAGTTTTCCTGGAAGCGGTTGAATTCCTCGCGGGTCTGGCGGTCGAGGTCCTTGCGGTCCACCACGAACAGGCATTTCTCGATGTCGGGGTTGTCCTTGAGCAGCGTGGACGCCTTGAAGGACGTGAGCGTCTTGCCGCTGCCGGTGGTGTGCCAGACGAAGCCGTTGCCGCTGTTCTGGTGGATGCACTCGACGATGTGCTTGACGGCGTACACCTGGTAGGGCCGCATCATCAGCAGCTTCTGCTCGGCGGCCATCAGCACCATGTAGCGGCTGATCGTCTGGCCCAGGGTGCATTTGACGAGGAAGGTCTCGGCGAAGCTGTCGAGGTGGGTGATCTTGTGGTTGGCCTCGTCCGCGAACTGGTAGATGGGCAGGAACCGCTCGTCGGCGTTGAACGCGAAGTGGCGCGTGTTGTTGTTGGCGAAGTAGTACGTGTTGGTGCGGTTGCTGACGATGAACAACTGCAGGAAGCACAGGAGCGTCTTGGTGTAGCCGTTGCCGGGGTCGTTCTTGTAATCGACGATCTGCTCCATCGCCCGGCGCGGGTTGATGTCCAGCGTCTTCAACTCGACCTGCACGCAGGGCACGCCGTTGATCAGGATGAGCACGTCGTACCGGTGATGGCTGTTGTCGGTGTTGATGCGCAGCTGGTTGACCACCTCGAACGTGTTCTTGCACCAGTCCTTGATGTTGACCAGCGTGTAGTTCAGCGGCGTGCCGTCGTCACGGGCGAAGGCATTGATGTTCCTCAAGGTGCGGGAGGCGGTGAAGACGTCGGGGGTGACGATGTCGTCCAGCAGCCGCTTGAATTCCCCATCGGTCAGCGTGACGCGGTTCAGGGCCTCGAACTTCTCGCGGAAGTTGCGTTCCAGCGCGGCGCGGTCGCGGATGTCGTCCCTGTATTCGTACTTGAGGCTCTGCAGCTTGCCGATGAAACCGTATTCGACTTGCGCTTCCTTGACGACGTGCTTGGTCGCGCCGGACGTCGGGTCGTAGGGGGTCTTGGATGAGAGCATTTCGGAGCAAAAAATAGGGTTTGCTCATTGTCACTGCCCGGCCCGCCAGCCCTCGCGCCACTTGCGAAAACCAGAAAGCGCGACCCTCGACCGGCCAGATCCACGCTCGCCTTCTGCGCATCGATGTCGTGGCCGATCGTCCACGTCGGAACGATTCTGTCGTCCACGGTGGTCGTGATCTTCTTGCGCACTTCCCTCGATGTCCGACCGCGTTCAGTCCCGCGAGAACCGGACCCGCACGGCGCCCGGGCCGAGCGCCCGCGCCAGGCCGTCCGGATCGTCCACCCGGCCGAGGCGCGTGTACGCGTAGGCGGAGTCGAAGCCCAGGTAGAACAGGACCACCGTGTTCGTCCCGTACAGCATGAGGTCGCCATGGCGGATCGTTCCCGGCCGGCTCGGACGCGCGGGCAGCCCGTCGGGCAGGTCGAACTTCTTCTCGTTGCCGTTGAGATCGGTCATGTCGAGCGTCAGCGGCAGGCGCGCGGCGAAGGCGCGGGCGGCGTCCGTGTCGGCCGGCGTGACGGCCAGGCGTCGCTCGCCGACGGTCATCCACAGGCGCGACTCGGCATGGCCGACCCCGAACGCGAGCAGGCCGGCGCACAGGGCCGCGAGGCGCAGGCGCCATGGCCGGCGCGCGAGGGCCTGCATCGCGGCGGGTGCGCGGCCGGGGGTCATGGGGTGGCCGCGCGGTCCGCGCGCGCCGTCAGGACCACCAGGAACGCGCCGACCAGCAGCAGGCCGGCGCTGACGGCGAAGGTGCTCCGGTGGCCGCCGCCGTCGTACAGCAGCCCGCCCACCGTCGAGCCGATGGCGATGGCGAGCTGGACCACGGCGACCATGAGCCCGCCACCGGCCTCCGCGTCGTGCGGGAGCGTGCGCGCGATCCACAGCCACCAGCCCACCGGCGCGGCGGTGGCCACCAGGCCCCAGACGCCCAGCAGCGCGGTGGTGGCGGCCACCGAGGTGCCGACGGCGATCAGCGCCACCGCGATCGCGGCCATCAGCACCGGAATGATCGTCAGCGTGGGGTAGAAGCCGATCCTCAGGAACCGGCCGATGACCAGGGTGCCCGCCACGCCCGCGACCCCCAGCGTCAGCAGCACCAGCGACAGGGTCGACACGTCCACGCGCGTCACCGTCTCCAGGAAGGGCCGCAGGTAGGTGAACAGGGCGAACTGCCCCATGAAGAAGACGCCCACCGCCAGCATGCCCGTCAGCACCCGGCGGTCCCGCAACAGCGCGAGGACGTTGCCCGAGCCTTTCGCGCGCGGCTGCGCCTTCATCGCCGGCAGGCTGAGCCACTGCCAGGCTAAGGCGATCACCGCGATGGGCACCAGGCACAAGAAGGCGCCGCGCCAACCGACGATCGAGGCCAGGTGGCTGCCCAGCGGCGGCGCCACGACCGTCGCCAGCGCATTGCCGCCGTTGAAGATCGCCAGCGCCCGCGGCACTTGCGAAGGCGGCACGAGCTGCATGGCCGTGGCCGCCGACAGGGACCAGAAGCCGCCGACGACGACACCGATCAGCGCACGCCCGGCCATGTACGTCGGGTAGTCGGGCGCCATCGCGACGATGGCGCCGGAGAGGCACATCGTGGCCGTCAGCGCCAGCAGCAGCGCCTTGCGCTCGACCCTGCGCGCGATCGCCGGGATCGACAGGCTCGCGAGCACCGCGAAGACGCCGGAGATGGCCAGGCCCTGCCCCGCCATGCCTTCGGTGACCCGGAGGTCGGACGCCAGCGGCGTGAGCAGGCTGACCGGCATGAACTCCGAGGCGATCAGCGCGAAGACGCACAGCGTCATGGCGAAGACGCCGCCCCAGTGCGCCGGCCGCGCGTCGGCCGGGTCGTCGAACGCGTCGACGCCGGCGGGTGCGCCCATGGCCCGCGCCGTCATCGGATGCTCGTCCATGCGCAGTGGTCGGTGGTGTTCATCGGGGTTCCCCTTCAGTGCCCGGGAAGTCTGCCGAGCGGCCGGCGAATTGACTAGGTAATGAACGCTTAATACATTCATTAGCCTGGCTGATCAGTGATGCCGGAAGGAAAAGACCATGCCCAGACGCAACCTCAACGACCTGCTGGCCTTCGTGACGGTGGCGCGCGAATGCAGCTTCACCCGGGCGGCCGGCACGCTCGGGGTGACCCAGTCGGCGCTCAGCCAGGCCATCCGCGGACTCGAGGAGCGGCTGGAGATCCGCCTGCTCACGCGCACCACGCGCAGCGTCGCGCCCACCTCGGCCGGCGAACGGCTGATGAAGGCCATCGGCCACCGCTTCGACGAGATCGAGGCCGAGCTCGAGGCGCTGACCGACCTGCGCGACAAGCCCGCCGGCACGGTCCGCATCACCTGCGGCGACAACGTGCTGCACACGGTGCTGCTGCCCCGGCTCGCGCCGCTGCTGCGCGAGTACCCGGACATCAAGCTGGAGTTCGACGTGAACTACGGCTTCCGCGACATCGTGGCCGACCGCTTCGATGCGGGCGTGCGCCTGGGCGA harbors:
- the pyrE gene encoding orotate phosphoribosyltransferase produces the protein MAEVTGGRGDRGDQGGRGGGDGDASGSAAGDRRQARAQDFVRFAIDAGVLRFGSFQTKAGRTSPYFFNAGLFDDGARMLRLAEFYADLLIDEAVAFDMIFGPAYKGIPLGATVAAELARRGRNVPFAYNRKEAKDHGEGGTLVGAPLRGRVLIVDDVMSAGTAVRESIAAIRAAGAQPHAVAIALDRQEKATENGADVPYSAVQYVRDALGLGVTAIANLDDLLQYLGRSGDAELAVHREGVLAYRARYGAAA
- a CDS encoding exodeoxyribonuclease III produces the protein MFKLTSLNLNGLRSAATKGVADWVAEAAPDCICMQETRVQASDIEGRFERMAGLQGHFHFAEKKGYSGTAIYTKHAPSAVVIGWGDAEFDAEGRYIELRFDTPARKLSIISCYFPSGSSGEERQAAKFRFLKGFFPHLRALKREREFVLCGDINIAHQEIDLMNWKGNRKNSGFLPEERAWMTNLLDAGAEGAGLVDVYRLLKPEATGDAYTWWSNRGQAYAKNVGWRLDYHLATPAIAELARSEHIYKTVKFSDHAPITVDYDFVL
- a CDS encoding type I restriction-modification system subunit M translates to MTEHNQKQLGKTLWAIADQLRGAMDADDFRDYMLSFLFLRYLSDNYEAAAKRELGPDYPTQVDQSVSTPLQRWYENNPDDVPEFEKQMRRKVHYVIEPQHLWSSIARMARTQDGELLRTLQQGFNYIETESFQSTFGGLFSEIDLGSSKLGRTYVERNAKLCTVIQKIAEGLAEFSTSVDALGDAYEYLIGQFAAGSGKKAGEFYTPQQISDILSTIVTLDSQEPATGRKERLESVMDFACGSGSLLLNVRKRMGPHGIGKIHGQEKNITTFNLARMNMLLHGVKDTEFEIYHGDTLTNDWDMLRESNPAKKPSFDAIVANPPFSYRWEPTDALAEDVRFKNHGLAPKSAADFAFLLHGFHFLKEEGVMAIILPHGVLFRGGAEERIRTKLLKDGHIDTVIGLPSNLFYSTGIPVCILVLKKCKKPDDVLFINAAEHFVKGKRQNQLTDEHIAKIIKTYQFREQETRYSRRVEMTEIEKNDFNLNISRYISTSVGEAEIDLAATHAELVRIEKDIAAAKEKHNAFLKELGLDLLP
- a CDS encoding PDDEXK nuclease domain-containing protein translates to MSKGISGGRAMSEGLAPLLGSLRQLIDDSRQQVMRAVDAVQVQTYWHIGRHIVEFEQGGAQRAAYGQRLLSELGQALTTEFGRGFDASNLRYMRLFYQAFPICDALRHELSWTHYRLLLRVDSAQARQWYVQEAAAHNWSTRALERQIGSLYYDRLLLSQDKAAVSAEAQAQLDALAPSPRAFVRDPVMLEFLGLPGAGRLLEATLETALMDKLQQFLMELGKGFAFVARQQRISTETQDFYIDLVFYNYLLKCFVLIDLKTGPLTHQDVGQMDMYVRMYDDLRRGEGDNPTVGILLCGSKDQSVVRYSVLNGSEQLFASKYRLVLPSEEELRLELQRDREAIEAHKRLRDEDDEKIKKT
- a CDS encoding restriction endonuclease subunit S; protein product: MSNKSEAALVPRLRFPEFGDAALQSVLLGDVTEECRSRNGNKHSVTSVMGVTKADGIVPMEARLISPDIARYKLVERDWFAYNPMRLNIGSIARWKGDSEILVSPDYVVFKCIKNGGLGIAPDYLDHFRQIKAWEQFVTEGGDGSVRVRIHYKDIARIGLTLPSFPEQQKIADCLSSLDELIAAQARKLDVLKTHKKGLMQQLFPREGEIQPRLRFPEFQNSSKWMLDALENLCSAKISYGIVQAGPHVPGGMPYIKSSDLNSDICLETLSCTSELIAEKYRRSEVLPGDIVFSLRGNIGICRIVPDEISCANLTQGTARLRAKGSAKFLLQLIQSQRISDRILAASKGSTFQEISLGILRTIPIVFPELDEQRRIADCLTGLDHFISVQTQELETLKTHKKGLMQQLFPSSEAVEA
- a CDS encoding type I restriction endonuclease subunit R, producing the protein MLSSKTPYDPTSGATKHVVKEAQVEYGFIGKLQSLKYEYRDDIRDRAALERNFREKFEALNRVTLTDGEFKRLLDDIVTPDVFTASRTLRNINAFARDDGTPLNYTLVNIKDWCKNTFEVVNQLRINTDNSHHRYDVLILINGVPCVQVELKTLDINPRRAMEQIVDYKNDPGNGYTKTLLCFLQLFIVSNRTNTYYFANNNTRHFAFNADERFLPIYQFADEANHKITHLDSFAETFLVKCTLGQTISRYMVLMAAEQKLLMMRPYQVYAVKHIVECIHQNSGNGFVWHTTGSGKTLTSFKASTLLKDNPDIEKCLFVVDRKDLDRQTREEFNRFQENCVEENTNTATLVRRLLSDDHADKVIVTTIQKLGLALDERSSRNQQQKRDGQATFKQQLAPLQDKRIVFIFDECHRSQFGANHDAIKAFFPKAQLFGFTGTPIFEANATAKQFEGEEGQFRTTEDLFQQRLHAYTITHAIEDANVLRFHVDYFKPEGQNSQSSLPRPGEALAKKAVIDAILAKHDTATAGRRFNAVLATASINDAIEYHRLFGELQAARQAADPAFVPLNIACVFSPPAEGDADVRQIQEDLPQEKADNQQDPEGKKTALKSILASYNGRYGTNHTIGEFDLYYQDVQKRIKDQQWPNADHPAAQKIDITIVVDMLLTGFDSKYLNTLYVDKNLKHHGLIQAFSRTNRVLNGTKPYGNILDFRQQQSSVDAAIALFSGEKSGEEARRIWLVDKAPVVIEKLDAAVRKLADFMQSQGLDCTPESVPQLKGDAARVAFIQNFKEVQRLKTQLDQYTDLTDDNATAIEEILPTENLQGFRGVYLETAQRLKQQQARQDKDGVAGDDQGKDSAAVNQLDFEFVLFASAVIDYDYIMGLMSRYTQQGPGKQKMSREELIGLIQSDAKFMDERDDIAAYIGTLKTGEGLSEQAIREGYARFKKEKDGVELAEMAARHGLAPAALQSFVEGILQRMIFDGEALSDLMAPLGLGWKARALAETKLMKELMLLLNKRAQGREISGLSAYE
- a CDS encoding cyclophilin-like fold protein codes for the protein MTPGRAPAAMQALARRPWRLRLAALCAGLLAFGVGHAESRLWMTVGERRLAVTPADTDAARAFAARLPLTLDMTDLNGNEKKFDLPDGLPARPSRPGTIRHGDLMLYGTNTVVLFYLGFDSAYAYTRLGRVDDPDGLARALGPGAVRVRFSRD
- a CDS encoding MFS transporter; the protein is MTLCVFALIASEFMPVSLLTPLASDLRVTEGMAGQGLAISGVFAVLASLSIPAIARRVERKALLLALTATMCLSGAIVAMAPDYPTYMAGRALIGVVVGGFWSLSAATAMQLVPPSQVPRALAIFNGGNALATVVAPPLGSHLASIVGWRGAFLCLVPIAVIALAWQWLSLPAMKAQPRAKGSGNVLALLRDRRVLTGMLAVGVFFMGQFALFTYLRPFLETVTRVDVSTLSLVLLTLGVAGVAGTLVIGRFLRIGFYPTLTIIPVLMAAIAVALIAVGTSVAATTALLGVWGLVATAAPVGWWLWIARTLPHDAEAGGGLMVAVVQLAIAIGSTVGGLLYDGGGHRSTFAVSAGLLLVGAFLVVLTARADRAATP